A single window of Rhodamnia argentea isolate NSW1041297 chromosome 5, ASM2092103v1, whole genome shotgun sequence DNA harbors:
- the LOC115751568 gene encoding chlorophyll(ide) b reductase NOL, chloroplastic isoform X1 encodes MATAGTLLFAPPLPSLAARRELPVAPPSHSRIPSTRRPTVGSRQRRELSAHPGVSSMGSMARAESSANSREPMTPPYNVLITGSTKGIGYALAKEFLKAGDNVLICSRSVERVESAVQDLRKEFGEQHVFGTKCDVREGQEVKSLVGYAQEKLKYIDIWINNAGSNAYSYKALAESSDEDLLEVVTTNSLGLMLCCREAIKMMLSQPRGGHIFNMDGAGADGRPTPRFAAYGATKRSVVHLTKSLQAELQMQDVKNVLVHNLSPGMVTTDLLMCGATTNQAKFFINVLAEPAEVVAKYLVPSIRSVPTNGTQKPTYIRFLTGIKAYTQIFSRIAFGARRNRYVVED; translated from the exons ATGGCGACCGCTGGTACTCTCCTCTTCGCCCCTCCGCTTCCCTCCCTCGCAGCCCGGCGCGAGCTCCCCGTCGCTCCTCCCTCTCACTCTCGCATCCCCAGCACTCGCCGTCCGACCGTTGGTTCCCGCCAAAGACGCGAGCTTTCGGCGCATCCTGGCGTCAGCTCCATGGGTTCGATGGCGAGGGCGGAATCATCGGCGAATAGCAGAGAGCCCATGACTCCTCCTTACAATGTCCTCATCACTGGTTCCACCAAAG GGATAGGTTATGCGCTGGCCAAGGAGTTCCTCAAAGCAGGAGACAACGTCCTAATCTGTTCGAGATCAG tGGAGAGAGTGGAATCTGCTGTTCAGGACCTTAGAAAAGAATTCGGGGAGCAGCATGTGTTT GGTACAAAATGTGATGTCCGTGAAGGTCAGGAGGTGAAGAGTTTGGTAGGGTATGCACAAGagaaactgaaatacatcgacaTATGG ATCAACAATGCTGGATCAAATGCGTATAGCTACAAAGCACTAGCAGAATCTTCAGATGAAGATCTTTT AGAAGTAGTTACAACAAATTCTCTTGGGTTGATGCTTTGCTGTCGTGAG GCAATTAAGATGATGCTGAGCCAGCCTAGAGGGGGTCATATTTTCAACATGGATGGAGCTGGTGCAGATGGAAGACCAACTCCCAG GTTTGCTGCATATGGGGCCACTAAGCGCAGTGTGGTGCATTTAACAAAATCATTACAG GCAGAGCTGCAGATGCAAGATGTGAAAAATGTTTTAGTCCATAATTTGTCG CCAGGAATGGTCACAACTGACCTTCTCATGTGTGGCGCCACCACAAACCAG GCGAAATTCTTTATCAATGTCCTGGCAGAACCAGCTGAAGTG GTTGCCAAGTATCTTGTTCCAAGTATCAGATCAGTTCCGACCAACGGAACACAGAAACCCACTTACATCCGGTTTCTTACGGGGATCAAAGCGTACACCCAGATATTCTCA AGAATTGCTTTTGGTGCTCGAAGAAATAGATACGTCGTCGAAGATTGA
- the LOC115751568 gene encoding chlorophyll(ide) b reductase NOL, chloroplastic isoform X3, translating into MATAGTLLFAPPLPSLAARRELPVAPPSHSRIPSTRRPTVGSRQRRELSAHPGVSSMGSMARAESSANSREPMTPPYNVLITGSTKVERVESAVQDLRKEFGEQHVFGTKCDVREGQEVKSLVGYAQEKLKYIDIWINNAGSNAYSYKALAESSDEDLLEVVTTNSLGLMLCCREAIKMMLSQPRGGHIFNMDGAGADGRPTPRFAAYGATKRSVVHLTKSLQAELQMQDVKNVLVHNLSPGMVTTDLLMCGATTNQAKFFINVLAEPAEVVAKYLVPSIRSVPTNGTQKPTYIRFLTGIKAYTQIFSRIAFGARRNRYVVED; encoded by the exons ATGGCGACCGCTGGTACTCTCCTCTTCGCCCCTCCGCTTCCCTCCCTCGCAGCCCGGCGCGAGCTCCCCGTCGCTCCTCCCTCTCACTCTCGCATCCCCAGCACTCGCCGTCCGACCGTTGGTTCCCGCCAAAGACGCGAGCTTTCGGCGCATCCTGGCGTCAGCTCCATGGGTTCGATGGCGAGGGCGGAATCATCGGCGAATAGCAGAGAGCCCATGACTCCTCCTTACAATGTCCTCATCACTGGTTCCACCAAAG tGGAGAGAGTGGAATCTGCTGTTCAGGACCTTAGAAAAGAATTCGGGGAGCAGCATGTGTTT GGTACAAAATGTGATGTCCGTGAAGGTCAGGAGGTGAAGAGTTTGGTAGGGTATGCACAAGagaaactgaaatacatcgacaTATGG ATCAACAATGCTGGATCAAATGCGTATAGCTACAAAGCACTAGCAGAATCTTCAGATGAAGATCTTTT AGAAGTAGTTACAACAAATTCTCTTGGGTTGATGCTTTGCTGTCGTGAG GCAATTAAGATGATGCTGAGCCAGCCTAGAGGGGGTCATATTTTCAACATGGATGGAGCTGGTGCAGATGGAAGACCAACTCCCAG GTTTGCTGCATATGGGGCCACTAAGCGCAGTGTGGTGCATTTAACAAAATCATTACAG GCAGAGCTGCAGATGCAAGATGTGAAAAATGTTTTAGTCCATAATTTGTCG CCAGGAATGGTCACAACTGACCTTCTCATGTGTGGCGCCACCACAAACCAG GCGAAATTCTTTATCAATGTCCTGGCAGAACCAGCTGAAGTG GTTGCCAAGTATCTTGTTCCAAGTATCAGATCAGTTCCGACCAACGGAACACAGAAACCCACTTACATCCGGTTTCTTACGGGGATCAAAGCGTACACCCAGATATTCTCA AGAATTGCTTTTGGTGCTCGAAGAAATAGATACGTCGTCGAAGATTGA
- the LOC115751568 gene encoding chlorophyll(ide) b reductase NOL, chloroplastic isoform X2: MATAGTLLFAPPLPSLAARRELPVAPPSHSRIPSTRRPTVGSRQRRELSAHPGVSSMGSMARAESSANSREPMTPPYNVLITGSTKGIGYALAKEFLKAGDNVLICSRSVERVESAVQDLRKEFGEQHGTKCDVREGQEVKSLVGYAQEKLKYIDIWINNAGSNAYSYKALAESSDEDLLEVVTTNSLGLMLCCREAIKMMLSQPRGGHIFNMDGAGADGRPTPRFAAYGATKRSVVHLTKSLQAELQMQDVKNVLVHNLSPGMVTTDLLMCGATTNQAKFFINVLAEPAEVVAKYLVPSIRSVPTNGTQKPTYIRFLTGIKAYTQIFSRIAFGARRNRYVVED; encoded by the exons ATGGCGACCGCTGGTACTCTCCTCTTCGCCCCTCCGCTTCCCTCCCTCGCAGCCCGGCGCGAGCTCCCCGTCGCTCCTCCCTCTCACTCTCGCATCCCCAGCACTCGCCGTCCGACCGTTGGTTCCCGCCAAAGACGCGAGCTTTCGGCGCATCCTGGCGTCAGCTCCATGGGTTCGATGGCGAGGGCGGAATCATCGGCGAATAGCAGAGAGCCCATGACTCCTCCTTACAATGTCCTCATCACTGGTTCCACCAAAG GGATAGGTTATGCGCTGGCCAAGGAGTTCCTCAAAGCAGGAGACAACGTCCTAATCTGTTCGAGATCAG tGGAGAGAGTGGAATCTGCTGTTCAGGACCTTAGAAAAGAATTCGGGGAGCAGCAT GGTACAAAATGTGATGTCCGTGAAGGTCAGGAGGTGAAGAGTTTGGTAGGGTATGCACAAGagaaactgaaatacatcgacaTATGG ATCAACAATGCTGGATCAAATGCGTATAGCTACAAAGCACTAGCAGAATCTTCAGATGAAGATCTTTT AGAAGTAGTTACAACAAATTCTCTTGGGTTGATGCTTTGCTGTCGTGAG GCAATTAAGATGATGCTGAGCCAGCCTAGAGGGGGTCATATTTTCAACATGGATGGAGCTGGTGCAGATGGAAGACCAACTCCCAG GTTTGCTGCATATGGGGCCACTAAGCGCAGTGTGGTGCATTTAACAAAATCATTACAG GCAGAGCTGCAGATGCAAGATGTGAAAAATGTTTTAGTCCATAATTTGTCG CCAGGAATGGTCACAACTGACCTTCTCATGTGTGGCGCCACCACAAACCAG GCGAAATTCTTTATCAATGTCCTGGCAGAACCAGCTGAAGTG GTTGCCAAGTATCTTGTTCCAAGTATCAGATCAGTTCCGACCAACGGAACACAGAAACCCACTTACATCCGGTTTCTTACGGGGATCAAAGCGTACACCCAGATATTCTCA AGAATTGCTTTTGGTGCTCGAAGAAATAGATACGTCGTCGAAGATTGA
- the LOC115751492 gene encoding phospholipid-transporting ATPase 1: MSTGRPLLIPSPRTPNTPQTPSIPTYADLAKRSSGDLKPVSTMESNIAIDNTSSIESNYNSSSRRSISSHQSRMSGTNSVKEVILADLGSKRVRHGSRGTDSEFMSMSQKEINDDDARLVYINDPDRTNEKHKFTGNSIRTSKYSFITFLPRNLFEQFHRVAYIYFLVIAILNQLPQLAVFGRGASIMPLAFVLLVTAIKDACEDWRRHRADRIENNRLAWVFMNGQFQRKKWKDIRVGEIIKIQANDTLPCDMVLLSTSDPTGVAYVQTINLDGESNLKTRYAKQETLSKVPEKEKISGLIKCEKPNRNIYGFQANMEVDGKRLSLGPSNIILRGCELKNTAWALGVVAYAGRETKAMLNNAGAPSKRSSLETRMNLEIIILSLFLFALCTVVSFLAAVWLKRHKDELNIIPFYRKKDYSEPTPDHDDYKYYGWGLEIFFTFLMAVIVFQIMIPISLYISMELVRVGQSYFMIQDTNMYDEATNSSFQCRALNINEDLGQIKYVFSDKTGTLTENKMVFQCASIWGVDYGGGKASSQNDGVGNPVEVDRKILRPKMAVKVHPQLLELAKSGKDSPEGKHVHDFFLALASCNTLVPFLVDTSDPFVKLIDYQGESPDEQALAYAAAAYGFTLIERTSGHIVIDIQGERQRFDVLGLHEFDSDRKRMSVILGFPDKTVKVFVKGADSSMFSVIDRSLEKNVIHATEQHLHAYSSVGLRTLVVGMRELSSSEFEQWHSAFEAASAALMGRAALLRKVASNVENHLCILGASAIEDKLQQGVPEAIESLRMAAIKVWVLTGDKQETAMSIGYSSKLLTSQMTQIIINSSSKQSCKKSLEDGILMSSRLTTQSSFTNNTVGSSGAAVTSLALIIDGTSLVYVLDSELEEQLFKLASKCAVVLCCRVAPLQKAGIVALVKKRTSDLTLAIGDGANDVSMIQMADVGVGITGQEGRQAVMASDFSMGQFRFLVPLLLVHGHWNYQRMAYMILYNFYRNAVFVFVLFWYVLFTCFTLTTAVTEWSSMLYSVIYTSFPTIFVGVLDKDLSRRTLLKFPQLYGAGQRQESYSSKLFWLIMMDTIWQSVAIFFIPLFAYWRSTIDISGLGDLWTIASVVVVNLHLAMDVIRWTWITHAAIWGSILATGICVIIIDALPFLFGYWAIFHIGKTAEFWLCLLIIVVAALVPRFVAKIIYQHFSPCDIRVAREAEKFGNFRELERMEMEMNLMAEPQRR, from the exons ATGTCCACAGGCCGCCCTCTTCTGATCCCGTCCCCGAGAACGCCTAATACCCCACAAACCCCTTCCATACCCACCTACGCCGATCTTGCAAAACGCAGCTCTGGTGATTTGAAACCCGTCTCTACCATGGAGTCCAATATCGCCATTGACAACACCTCTAGTATTGAGTCCAATTACAACTCGTCATCCAGGCGGAGCATTTCCTCGCACCAGTCGAGGATGTCCGGTACAAACTCTGTCAAGGAAGTGATTTTGGCGGATTTAGGATCCAAGCGAGTGCGGCATGGGTCGCGTGGCACGGATTCGGAGTTTATGAGCATGTCCCAGAAAGAAATTAATGATGACGACGCGAGGTTGGTTTACATAAACGATCCCGACAGGACGAACGAGAAGCATAAGTTCACCGGGAACTCGATTCGCACTTCCAAGTATTCATTTATCACTTTCTTGcctagaaatttgtttgaacAGTTCCATAGAGTTGCATACATTTATTTCTTAGTGATAGCCATACTCAATCAGCTTCCCCAGCTGGCGGTTTTCGGCCGTGGAGCCTCCATAATGCCATTGGCATTTGTGTTGCTAGTTACAGCAATTAAAGATGCATGTGAGGATTGGAGGCGGCACCGCGCGGATAGGATAGAGAACAACCGACTGGCGTGGGTATTTATGAATGGTCAGTTTCAACGGAAGAAATGGAAGGATATTCGGGTTggagaaatcatcaaaattcagGCAAATGACACTCTTCCATGTGATATGGTACTGCTTTCGACCAGTGACCCAACTGGGGTTGCTTATGTGCAGACTATTAATTTGGATGGGGAGTCGAATTTGAAAACCCGATATGCAAAGCAAGAGACACTCTCTAAGGTGCCTGAGAAAGAGAAGATTAGTGGTTTGATCAAGTGTGAGAAACCCAATAGGAACATTTATGGTTTTCAGGCAAATATGGAAGTTGATGGGAAAAGGCTTTCCCTTGGACCTTCCAATATTATTCTTCGTGGTTGTGAGCTTAAGAACACTGCCTGGGCGCTTGGAGTTGTAGCATATGCTGGACGGGAGACCAAAGCTATGCTCAACAATGCTGGAGCCCCTTCAAAAAGGAGTAGCCTTGAGACTCGTATGAACTTGGAAATCATCATACTTTCCCTTTTCCTATTTGCTTTGTGCACAGTTGTTTCTTTCCTTGCTGCCGTTTGGTTGAAGCGCCACAAGGATGAGCTAAACATCATTCCATTTTACCGGAAAAAGGACTACTCTGAGCCTACTCCTGACCATGACGATTATAAGTACTATGGCTGGGGactggaaatatttttcacattccTCATGGCTGTTATTGTCTTCCAAATAATGATTCCCATATCATTATACATCTCTATGGAACTTGTTCGAGTTGGTCAGTCTTACTTCATGATTCAAGATACCAACATGTATGACGAGGCCACAAATTCTAGCTTTCAGTGCAGGGCCTTGAATATAAATGAAGATCTAGGACAGATAAAGTACGTGTTCTCTGACAAAACTGGTACACTGACTGAAAACAAAATGGTGTTTCAATGTGCAAGCATCTGGGGGGTAGATTACGGTGGTGGAAAAGCTAGCTCTCAGAATGACGGGGTTGGAAACCCAGTTGAAG TGGACAGGAAGATTCTTAGGCCTAAGATGGCTGTTAAAGTTCACCCTCAGCTTTTGGAACTAGCAAAGAGTGGAAAAGATTCGCCCGAAGGCAAACATGTTCATGATTTCTTCCTTGCGTTGGCTTCATGCAACACATTAGTTCCTTTTCTCGTTGATACTTCTGATCCTTTTGTCAAGTTGATTGACTACCAAGGCGAGTCTCCAGATGAGCAAGCATTGGCTTATGCCGCTGCTGCCTATGGATTCACACTCATAGAGAGAACTTCTGGTCATATAGTGATTGATATTCAAGGAGAAAGGCAAAG GTTTGATGTCTTGGGTCTGCATGAGTTTGATAGTGACAGGAAAAGGATGTCCGTCATCTTGGGATTCCCTGACAAGACAGTGAAGGTGTTTGTCAAAGGTGCTGATTCATCCATGTTTAGTGTGATAGATAGATCACTCGAGAAGAATGTGATACATGCAACTGAGCAGCACCTTCACGCTTATTCCTCTGTGGGTTTGAGAACGCTTGTGGTCGGCATGCGAGAACTAAGCTCTTCAGAATTTGAGCAGTGGCATTCTGCCTTCGAGGCAGCAAGTGCTGCTTTAATGGGTAGGGCTGCTTTGCTTCGGAAAGTTGCAAGCAATGTGGAAAACCATCTCTGCATATTGGGCGCCTCTGCAATTGAAGATAAGCTGCAACAAGGGGTGCCAGAAGCCATTGAGTCCCTGAGAATGGCAGCGATTAAGGTTTGGGTATTGACTGGTGACAAGCAAGAAACCGCCATGTCGATTGGCTACTCCTCAAAGCTCCTAACTAGCCAGATGACCCAGATAATAATAAACAGCAGCTCCAAACAGTCGTGTAAAAAGAGCTTGGAAGATGGCATTTTGATGTCCAGTAGGCTCACAACTCAGTCCAGCTTCACGAATAACACTGTAGGAAGTTCCGGAGCTGCTGTAACTTCGCTGGCCTTGATTATTGATGGTACAAGTCTTGTATATGTTCTTGATAGCGAGCTTGAAGAGCAG CTATTCAAGCTAGCCAGTAAATGTGCTGTTGTATTGTGTTGTCGTGTGGCTCCTCTGCAGAAGGCTGGTATTGTTGCCCTGGTGAAGAAAAGGACTTCAGACCTGACTCTTGCTATTGGAGATG GCGCCAACGATGTTTCCATGATCCAAATGGCTGACGTGGGAGTTGGAATTACCGGGCAAGAGGGCAGGCAAGCTGTGATGGCATCAGATTTTTCAATGGGACAATTCAGATTTTTAGTCCCCCTGTTACTAGTCCATGGGCATTGGAATTACCAAAGGATGGCTTACATGATATTGTACAACTTTTACAGAAATGCGGTGTTTGTTTTTGTTCTATTTTG GTATGTGCTCTTTACTTGCTTCACATTGACAACAGCAGTTACTGAATGGAGCAGCATGTTATATTCTGTCATATACACTTCATTTCCTACAATATTTGTCGGAGTTCTTGACAAGGATCTCAGCAGACGGACTCTTCTCAAGTTTCCTCAACTGTATGGGGCAGGGCAGAGACAAGAGAGCTACAGTTCAAAATTGTTTTGGTTAATTATGATGGATACGATATGGCAAAGTGTAGCCATCTTCTTCATACCTCTGTTTGCATACTGGAGGAGCACTATCGATATATCCGGCCTCGGAGATCTGTGGACAATAGCATCAGTTGTGGTGGTCAATTTACACTTGGCCATGGATGTCATTCGGTGGACATGGATTACTCATGCAGCCATTTGGGGGTCAATTTTGGCTACGGGCATTTGTGTTATCATCATTGATGCATTACCATTTTTATTCGGTTACTG GGCCATCTTCCATATTGGTAAAACAGCAGAGTTCTGGTTATGCTTGCTCATCATTGTCGTGGCAGCACTAGTTCCCCGGTTTGTTGCAAAAATTATCTATCAGCACTTTAGCCCTTGTGATATTCGAGTAGCAAGAGAGGCTGAGAAGTTTGGGAATTTTCGGGAGCTGGAACGTATGGAAATGGAAATGAATCTTATGGCGGAACCTCAACGGAGATGa